The following are from one region of the Vitis riparia cultivar Riparia Gloire de Montpellier isolate 1030 chromosome 9, EGFV_Vit.rip_1.0, whole genome shotgun sequence genome:
- the LOC117921833 gene encoding uncharacterized protein LOC117921833 gives MKQHLAGVKGDIGLCKSVPPDVKFRMENSLQEFVNSKKATQEAYECRNPYGPNVSQFEGDEAEVNSFYFKPMLDAISAIGLEYKGPNYHQLRVNLLKDAKKEVQLLVDSYRAIWAKVGCTIMGDGWTDNRQRTLINFLVYCLEGISFVKSVDASDIVKDATNLFQLFDEVIEWVGPLNVVHIVTDNAANYVVAGRLISQKHKHINWSPCAAHCLNLIFKDIGKMDHVTELVRRASKVTIFVYNHVALLSWLRKREGWTEILRPGATRFATTFIALKSLHDHKHDLQALVTSKFFVDSRYSKDYKSQVAVSIILDNRFWNDCLIVVNLMSPLMRLLRIVDCDERPSMGYVYEGMYRVWGLFAPKFVFDVVGLILSDFVIVLVSLYYFG, from the exons ATGAAACAACATCTTGCTGGAGTGAAAGGAGATATTGGTCTATGTAAATCGGTTCCTCCTGATGTAAAATTTCGAATGGAAAATTCTTTGCAAGAGTTTGTGAATTCTAAGAAAGCAACCCAAGAAGCATATGAATGTAGAAATCCTTATGGTCCTAATGTGTCACAATTTGAAGGGGATGAGGCAGAAG TGAATTCTTTCTACTTCAAGCCAATGTTGGATGCTATATCTGCAATTGGTCTTGAATATAAGGGTCCAAATTACCATCAACTACGGGTTAATCTTTTAAAGGATGCCAAGAAGGAAGTTCAGTTACTTGTGGACTCTTATCGTGCAATTTGGGCAAAAGTTGGGTGTACAATAATGGGTGATGGTTGGACAGATAATAGACAAAGAACACTCATCAACTTCCTTGTGTATTGTCTTGAAggaatatcatttgtgaaatcCGTTGATGCTTCAGACATTGTCAAGGATGCAACTaatttgtttcagttatttGATGAGGTGATTGAATGGGTTGGTCCACTCAATGTAGTTCATATAGTCACTGATAATGCAGCAAATTATGTGGTCGCGGGGAGATTGATTTCTCAGAAGCATAAACACATTAATTGGTCACCTTGTGCAGCTCATtgtcttaatttgatctttaaggatattggtAAGATGGACCATGTTACTGAACTTGTAAGACGTGCATCAAAGGTGAcaatttttgtgtataatcatgttgctttgttaagttggttgagaaaaagGGAAGGATGGACAGAGATTCTACGACCTGGTGCAACTCGCTTTGCTACTACTTTCATTGCACTCAAgagtcttcatgatcataaacatgacttgcaagCTTTGGTGACTAGTAAGTTCTTTGTGGACTCTAGATATTCAAAGGATTATAAAAGCCAAGTTGCAGTTTCCATCATCTTGGATAatagattttggaatgattgtttgattgttgtgaatCTTATGTCTCCACTAATGCGCTTATTGCGtattgttgattgtgatgagagGCCTTCGATGGGATATGTGTATGAAGGCATGTATAGG GTGTGGGGTTTATTTGctccaaaatttgtttttgatgtGGTGGGCCTGATCCTTTCAGATTTCGTAATTGTTTTAGTATCCCTTTACTATTTTGGTTGA